One window of Roseisolibacter agri genomic DNA carries:
- the fliE gene encoding flagellar hook-basal body complex protein FliE has protein sequence MADAISGITSRMAQLGAYGQGPLGGMGGLRGVDTGAIKVPAGAPETGGGGTSGASFGDTLKQFIGGVSDAQDAAGELRDKFVRGENVELHQVMAASEEASISLEMMVELRNKVTEAYRTLISMQ, from the coding sequence ATGGCCGACGCGATCTCCGGCATCACCAGCCGCATGGCCCAGCTGGGCGCCTACGGCCAGGGGCCGCTGGGCGGCATGGGCGGGCTGCGCGGCGTCGACACCGGCGCCATCAAGGTCCCCGCGGGCGCGCCCGAGACGGGCGGTGGAGGAACCTCCGGCGCCAGCTTCGGCGACACGCTGAAGCAGTTCATCGGCGGGGTGTCGGACGCCCAGGACGCGGCCGGCGAGCTGCGCGACAAGTTCGTGCGCGGCGAGAACGTCGAGCTCCACCAGGTGATGGCCGCCAGCGAGGAGGCCAGCATCTCGCTCGAGATGATGGTCGAGCTGCGCAACAAGGTCACCGAGGCCTACCGGACGCTGATCAGCATGCAGTAG